A stretch of the Leptospira kirschneri serovar Cynopteri str. 3522 CT genome encodes the following:
- a CDS encoding TlpA family protein disulfide reductase produces MKGIFKKSCNVLFWISLFLGITISLSFFKASDLKPSISLNEMKTFEGTNYDSKNQITIVYFWATWCGICSANLPLVKWYSHLLESSSRFSFISVEEGENLKELNQYIIENDLKFRVIPANVSFLKEWKINSYPSFVILDRSGRIHFADSGMMNPFSFFLRIWIVYFF; encoded by the coding sequence ATGAAAGGTATTTTTAAAAAGAGCTGCAACGTATTATTTTGGATTTCATTGTTTCTGGGGATTACGATTTCTCTTTCGTTTTTTAAGGCTTCCGATTTAAAACCTTCGATTTCTTTAAACGAAATGAAAACATTCGAAGGAACAAATTACGATTCTAAAAATCAAATAACTATAGTTTATTTTTGGGCGACTTGGTGTGGGATCTGTTCGGCCAATCTACCTTTGGTAAAATGGTATTCTCATCTTTTGGAAAGTAGTTCAAGATTTTCTTTTATCAGTGTAGAGGAAGGAGAGAATTTAAAAGAACTCAATCAATATATAATTGAAAACGATCTTAAATTTAGAGTAATTCCGGCTAACGTTTCTTTTTTGAAGGAATGGAAAATCAATTCTTATCCTTCCTTTGTAATTCTGGATCGATCCGGTAGGATTCATTTTGCGGATTCTGGAATGATGAATCCTTTTAGTTTTTTTCTGAGAATTTGGATCGTGTATTTTTTCTGA
- a CDS encoding tetratricopeptide repeat protein, protein MAGPIIRNYKGGSIIYFEKDKAEDIYVLRNGRVILTFPAVDTGQEVKEDVRIGEFFGVKSALGKYPREETAQVLGSATVLVFKPNEFEQFVAEKTHLILKMMKVFSSQLRQVHKKLKEILGQSDTRNPAFELMNVAEVFYKNNNFPHAIYAFEKYLQHYPGTTYAGRATELLELAKRNSPYPLNMPPLVFEGSTSRVTPETLQNIMKPAVEKSPMKAGADNSITSLYNRAHTLVNVGKHTDAMVIYKDLLNRTDFKFDSERKLVENSLFQLGVCLLKQNDLDSANSSFSTYIKKYPSGESIKESLFHLAEISELQGDRQRARMLYGKVALLPPEKDSISQKSKLKAKEMST, encoded by the coding sequence TTGGCCGGTCCGATCATCAGAAATTATAAAGGCGGATCCATCATTTATTTTGAGAAGGACAAAGCTGAAGATATCTATGTCCTGAGAAATGGACGTGTCATACTAACGTTCCCAGCAGTAGATACTGGTCAAGAAGTCAAAGAAGACGTTCGAATTGGAGAATTTTTCGGGGTAAAATCTGCACTTGGAAAATATCCAAGAGAAGAAACCGCCCAGGTTCTTGGAAGTGCCACAGTACTCGTTTTCAAACCGAATGAATTTGAACAATTTGTAGCTGAAAAAACCCATCTCATTTTAAAGATGATGAAAGTTTTTTCCAGTCAACTTAGACAGGTTCACAAAAAACTCAAAGAAATCTTAGGGCAATCGGATACTCGCAATCCTGCGTTCGAATTGATGAACGTAGCGGAAGTTTTTTATAAAAATAATAATTTTCCACACGCGATATACGCATTTGAAAAATATCTACAACATTATCCCGGAACAACTTATGCGGGTCGGGCTACAGAGCTTTTGGAACTTGCAAAAAGAAATAGTCCTTATCCCTTAAATATGCCTCCTCTAGTTTTTGAAGGAAGCACAAGCAGAGTCACTCCGGAAACTCTTCAGAATATCATGAAACCCGCCGTGGAAAAGTCGCCGATGAAAGCAGGAGCAGACAACTCGATCACTTCTCTTTACAATAGGGCACACACACTTGTAAACGTAGGTAAACACACGGATGCAATGGTAATCTACAAAGACTTACTTAATAGAACCGATTTTAAATTCGATTCGGAAAGAAAGTTAGTGGAAAATTCACTCTTTCAACTCGGTGTATGTTTGTTAAAACAAAACGATTTGGACAGTGCCAATTCTTCTTTTTCTACTTATATCAAAAAATATCCATCGGGCGAATCGATCAAAGAATCCCTATTTCATCTCGCGGAAATTTCGGAACTACAAGGAGATCGCCAAAGAGCAAGGATGTTATACGGCAAGGTAGCTCTTCTTCCACCTGAAAAAGATAGTATCTCTCAAAAGTCTAAACTGAAGGCTAAGGAGATGAGTACCTGA
- a CDS encoding helix-turn-helix domain-containing protein, with protein sequence MFFKDSNFTKRNFLKNFFLVREFKIKFLKSSEQTEVNISRKISEEEWKSFFSRLITARIEANLTQVQVAKSLGKYQSYISKIESGEKRLFMEDFVRLYKLYNKSPEYFFSVFSK encoded by the coding sequence ATGTTCTTTAAAGACTCTAATTTTACTAAAAGAAATTTTTTAAAAAATTTTTTCTTAGTTAGAGAGTTCAAAATCAAATTTCTAAAATCTTCCGAACAAACAGAAGTAAATATATCGAGAAAAATTTCTGAAGAAGAATGGAAATCTTTTTTTAGTAGACTTATAACAGCACGAATTGAAGCAAATCTTACTCAAGTTCAAGTAGCTAAGTCATTAGGAAAATATCAAAGTTATATTTCAAAAATTGAATCTGGTGAAAAAAGATTGTTTATGGAAGATTTTGTCAGACTATACAAACTTTATAATAAATCTCCCGAATATTTTTTTTCTGTATTCTCCAAATAA
- a CDS encoding helix-turn-helix domain-containing protein, translating to MELEEFLKKTGRNIQKLRKEKGFTQENMDEGDYAIPVRTLQDIEAGRTNFTASSIFKISKRLKVKLKDLLDV from the coding sequence GTGGAATTAGAAGAATTTTTAAAGAAAACCGGGAGAAATATCCAAAAATTACGGAAGGAAAAGGGATTTACCCAAGAAAATATGGATGAAGGAGATTATGCTATTCCAGTGCGAACGTTACAAGACATCGAGGCTGGAAGGACTAATTTTACGGCGAGTTCTATTTTTAAAATTTCCAAACGATTGAAAGTAAAACTAAAGGATCTGTTAGATGTTTAA
- a CDS encoding amidohydrolase family protein, whose protein sequence is MEYELVNACIVTKDRWISNGSIVVKDGIIISVNAGGPPTGKRIRLNLNGLYVYPGLINGHDHLLSTYLPRVAPSKPYLNWLPWDNDLKSSIVFSERQQLDPEQLYLLGSYKNLISGVTSVQDHIPHFVQDPFIQTMPVRILNRFTLSHSICTYSLDWGDGPEEEYAKALKQDIPYITCIAEGFDSESRDSLKNLDQLGCLGEHTVLVHGIVLSESDITLIAQKKSHLVWCPEANLFLYERTTDIKDLLKHGVNVCLGTDSSICGSLNLLEEIKNARKFYRTEYGEDLSPKTLFEMVTSNPAKAFRIENQLGSIEVGKIADLTILTRNFEDPYLNLCESDLNSIRLVLRDGLPVYGDISLKSFFEESGVPVEKICIDNSEKYLVASPGKLLKSLVVSLGYKKDLAFFPVQKEFDNFE, encoded by the coding sequence ATGGAATACGAACTCGTAAATGCATGCATCGTAACTAAGGATAGATGGATTTCAAACGGAAGTATCGTAGTCAAGGACGGTATAATAATTTCCGTAAACGCGGGCGGGCCTCCCACTGGAAAAAGAATTCGTTTAAATCTAAACGGGTTGTATGTCTATCCAGGGTTGATTAACGGACACGATCACTTATTGAGCACTTATCTTCCAAGAGTAGCTCCAAGCAAACCTTATTTGAACTGGCTTCCTTGGGACAACGATCTTAAATCTTCTATCGTATTTTCAGAAAGACAACAACTCGATCCGGAACAACTTTATCTTTTAGGTTCTTATAAAAATCTAATCTCGGGGGTTACTTCCGTTCAAGATCATATTCCTCATTTTGTTCAAGATCCGTTTATCCAAACGATGCCCGTAAGAATTTTAAACCGATTTACATTGTCTCATAGTATTTGTACGTATTCCTTAGACTGGGGAGACGGCCCCGAAGAAGAGTATGCAAAAGCTCTAAAACAAGATATTCCTTATATCACTTGTATTGCGGAAGGATTTGACTCCGAATCCAGAGATTCTCTTAAAAACCTAGATCAATTAGGATGCCTCGGAGAACATACCGTTTTAGTACACGGAATCGTATTATCAGAATCGGACATCACTTTGATCGCCCAAAAAAAGTCTCATTTAGTTTGGTGTCCCGAAGCGAATTTGTTTTTATACGAAAGAACAACGGATATTAAAGATTTATTAAAACACGGAGTTAACGTTTGTCTTGGAACGGATTCGAGTATCTGCGGTTCACTGAATCTTTTAGAAGAAATTAAGAATGCACGAAAATTCTATCGGACAGAATACGGAGAAGATCTTTCTCCAAAAACGCTTTTTGAAATGGTTACGTCTAATCCTGCAAAAGCGTTTCGAATTGAAAACCAATTAGGAAGTATCGAAGTGGGAAAAATTGCAGATCTAACAATCCTTACTCGAAATTTCGAAGATCCATATCTCAATCTTTGTGAAAGTGACCTAAACAGTATCCGTCTCGTTTTACGGGATGGACTTCCTGTTTATGGAGATATAAGTTTAAAATCTTTTTTTGAAGAATCCGGAGTGCCAGTGGAAAAAATTTGTATAGACAATTCTGAAAAATACTTAGTTGCATCCCCCGGAAAATTGCTCAAATCCCTTGTTGTTTCCCTTGGTTATAAAAAGGATTTGGCTTTTTTTCCCGTACAAAAAGAATTTGATAACTTTGAGTAG
- a CDS encoding TrkH family potassium uptake protein: MQPLKFIKRNVNRIAKAFLLLSVARTLCLGFAITILIGSFGIYISESGRLSYTVSLYLATSSICVTGLSPVLLSELQHSTQLIMMFLIQIGGLGIITFTVLIGVLVVRGLSRSTRLASFVYEATDAHLAKRMRDKKLEQQSAVISSGKKKTEAEASYVRRMLISLFNITLSIEAVGATLLFFCMPEMDRLPGTPNRFFLSIFTSISAFNNAGFSIVDDLSFLSKDPLCLLIVQFLIVMGGIGFPVIIFIEKSILEIMQKFMGKIEAVTETFMMRRTVLLGEDPPAWYIFVIATSVRLEERLEVYRKELFGDANRMQMAIIVLGSLILIHIGGIAILLIEYNNAETIGKMVFSEKLFNSFFLSVSSRTAGFNTFDITEIESATYVLLCALMFIGGGPQGAAGGIKITTFFILILYLKNVIRPQARVQAWGEDVSKNSVAISTRIYFLATISLVVFMFLITLANGNRHGIETIFFEVMSAFGTVGLSLGMTAYTNDLEKFLYITLMFMGRVGTFTLLIAFTGHSGLGDLGGKDDGLKIQVG, translated from the coding sequence ATGCAACCGCTCAAATTTATCAAACGAAACGTGAATAGAATTGCGAAAGCGTTTCTTTTGTTATCCGTAGCCAGAACTCTTTGTCTTGGTTTTGCGATTACTATTTTGATCGGTTCTTTTGGAATTTATATTTCGGAATCGGGTCGCCTAAGTTATACGGTTTCCTTATATCTTGCAACTTCTTCAATTTGTGTCACTGGACTTTCTCCTGTTTTGTTATCAGAGTTACAACATTCTACTCAGTTGATCATGATGTTTTTGATTCAGATCGGAGGTTTAGGGATCATTACGTTTACGGTTTTGATTGGAGTTTTAGTCGTTCGGGGTTTGTCTAGAAGTACTCGTCTTGCTTCTTTTGTTTATGAAGCGACCGACGCTCATCTTGCCAAAAGAATGAGGGACAAAAAATTAGAACAACAATCTGCGGTAATTTCTTCCGGAAAGAAAAAAACCGAAGCGGAAGCTTCTTACGTAAGAAGAATGTTGATCTCGCTTTTTAACATTACTCTTTCGATCGAAGCGGTGGGTGCAACTCTACTTTTTTTTTGTATGCCAGAAATGGATCGTCTTCCAGGAACTCCGAATCGTTTTTTTCTAAGCATATTTACTTCTATTTCCGCTTTTAATAATGCAGGATTTTCTATCGTAGATGATCTGAGTTTTTTGTCTAAAGATCCTTTATGCTTATTGATCGTTCAGTTTTTGATCGTAATGGGTGGAATTGGTTTTCCGGTAATTATATTTATAGAAAAGTCAATTTTAGAGATCATGCAAAAGTTTATGGGAAAGATAGAAGCTGTGACCGAAACTTTTATGATGAGAAGAACGGTTCTATTAGGAGAAGATCCTCCTGCCTGGTATATTTTTGTAATTGCAACTTCGGTTCGACTAGAAGAGCGGTTGGAAGTGTATCGAAAGGAATTATTTGGGGATGCGAACAGAATGCAAATGGCGATCATCGTTTTAGGTTCTTTGATCCTGATTCACATTGGGGGAATTGCGATTCTTCTTATAGAATATAACAATGCTGAGACGATTGGAAAGATGGTTTTTTCGGAAAAGTTGTTCAATTCTTTTTTTCTTTCCGTTTCTTCGAGAACCGCTGGTTTTAACACGTTTGACATCACTGAAATAGAAAGCGCGACTTACGTTCTTCTTTGTGCCTTGATGTTTATCGGCGGCGGGCCGCAAGGGGCGGCGGGTGGTATCAAGATCACTACATTCTTTATACTAATCTTATATTTAAAAAACGTAATTCGTCCGCAGGCACGGGTTCAAGCTTGGGGCGAAGACGTATCTAAAAATTCAGTTGCGATCTCTACTCGAATCTACTTTCTTGCGACAATTTCTCTGGTTGTTTTTATGTTCTTAATTACTCTCGCAAACGGAAATAGACACGGGATCGAAACGATCTTTTTTGAAGTGATGTCCGCATTCGGGACCGTAGGTTTAAGTTTAGGAATGACGGCGTACACAAACGATTTGGAGAAATTTCTTTATATTACTTTGATGTTTATGGGAAGAGTTGGAACCTTTACGCTTTTGATTGCATTTACTGGTCATTCTGGTTTGGGAGATCTTGGAGGTAAGGACGACGGTTTGAAAATTCAAGTAGGTTGA
- the fusA gene encoding elongation factor G, which produces MSTAVAEFKPSEKLLKTRNIGISAHIDSGKTTLTERILFYTNRIHAIHEVRGKDGVGAKMDSMDLERERGITIQSAATYCQWKNHTINIIDTPGHVDFTVEVERSLRVLDSAILVLCGVAGVQSQSITVDRQMRRYNVPRVAFINKLDRTGANPFRVIEQLKEKLKHNAVPVQIPIGLENDLKGVVDLVTMKAYFFEGKDGMDIQEKEIPDDLKELAQKKHEELLDAASMFSDELTEALLEGTPTEEMIKKAIRTGTIELKMTPVFMGSAFKNKGVQKLLDGVLDYLASPVDVKNKALDQNNNEEMIVLESNFEKPLVCLAFKLEDGRYGQLTYVRVYQGKLAKGMTIYNMSNNKKHNVGRLCRMHSDEMEDIDSAEAGDIIALFGIDCASGDTFTDGKLKVSMESMFVPAPVISLTIEAKESKHLNNLAKALNRFTKEDPTFQTHVDQESGQTIIKGMGELHLEVYIERMKREYGVELITGAPQVAYRETITSKADFDYTHKKQTGGQGQFGRVAGYMEPIPLEETLDYDFVNKVVGGAIPREYIQSVDKGFKSCLERGSLIGFPIIGVRCVINDGAYHDVDSSDMAFQIAGRYAFRQGFNKANPQILEPIMKVEVDGPSEFQGAILGSLNQRRGMILNTTEEDAYCKTEAEVPLADMFGYSTVLRSSTQGKAEFSMEFSRYAPVPRNVAEELMKKYKVNNKDED; this is translated from the coding sequence ATGAGCACTGCCGTAGCCGAATTCAAACCGAGCGAAAAACTTCTAAAGACCAGAAACATTGGAATTTCTGCCCATATCGATTCCGGAAAAACGACCCTTACTGAAAGAATTCTATTTTATACAAATCGAATTCACGCAATTCACGAAGTTCGCGGAAAAGACGGAGTCGGCGCGAAAATGGATAGTATGGACCTCGAAAGAGAAAGAGGGATTACCATCCAGTCCGCTGCTACCTATTGCCAGTGGAAAAATCATACGATCAATATTATTGATACACCGGGTCACGTTGACTTTACCGTAGAAGTAGAACGTTCTCTCCGTGTATTAGATTCTGCAATTTTAGTTCTTTGTGGAGTTGCAGGAGTTCAATCACAGTCAATCACAGTCGATCGTCAGATGAGACGTTATAACGTTCCTCGAGTTGCATTTATCAATAAACTCGATAGAACCGGAGCCAATCCATTCCGAGTAATTGAACAACTTAAAGAAAAATTAAAACACAATGCGGTTCCAGTTCAAATTCCGATCGGTCTTGAAAACGACCTCAAAGGTGTTGTAGACCTTGTTACAATGAAAGCTTACTTTTTCGAAGGTAAGGACGGAATGGATATTCAGGAAAAAGAAATTCCAGATGATCTCAAAGAACTCGCACAAAAGAAACACGAAGAACTTTTAGATGCAGCTTCCATGTTCTCTGACGAATTGACCGAAGCTCTTCTCGAAGGAACTCCAACCGAGGAGATGATCAAAAAAGCGATCCGGACCGGCACAATCGAACTCAAGATGACTCCCGTTTTTATGGGCTCCGCTTTTAAAAACAAAGGAGTTCAAAAACTTCTAGACGGAGTTTTAGATTATCTCGCAAGCCCAGTAGACGTAAAAAACAAGGCCTTGGATCAAAACAACAACGAAGAAATGATCGTTCTTGAATCCAATTTTGAGAAGCCTTTGGTTTGTCTCGCGTTTAAACTTGAAGACGGACGTTACGGCCAGCTTACGTACGTGCGTGTTTATCAGGGAAAACTCGCCAAAGGGATGACTATCTACAATATGTCGAACAACAAGAAACATAACGTGGGTAGACTTTGTAGAATGCACTCGGACGAAATGGAAGACATCGACTCTGCAGAAGCGGGTGATATCATCGCACTTTTCGGAATTGATTGTGCCTCCGGGGATACTTTTACCGATGGAAAACTTAAGGTTTCTATGGAATCTATGTTCGTTCCTGCTCCGGTAATCTCTTTAACGATCGAAGCAAAAGAATCGAAACATTTAAACAATCTTGCAAAAGCATTAAACCGTTTTACCAAGGAAGATCCAACCTTTCAAACACACGTAGATCAAGAGTCCGGACAAACCATCATCAAAGGAATGGGAGAACTCCATCTTGAAGTTTATATCGAACGTATGAAAAGAGAGTACGGAGTGGAATTGATCACAGGCGCTCCTCAAGTGGCGTATCGTGAAACCATTACTTCCAAAGCGGATTTCGATTATACTCATAAAAAACAAACCGGTGGTCAAGGTCAGTTCGGTCGTGTAGCAGGTTATATGGAACCGATCCCGCTTGAAGAAACATTAGATTACGATTTCGTAAACAAGGTAGTAGGTGGCGCGATTCCAAGAGAATACATTCAATCGGTAGACAAAGGATTTAAAAGTTGTTTAGAGCGAGGTTCTTTGATCGGGTTTCCGATCATAGGAGTTCGTTGTGTGATTAACGACGGTGCTTATCACGACGTGGACTCTTCCGATATGGCATTCCAGATCGCCGGTCGTTATGCGTTCCGCCAAGGATTCAACAAAGCAAATCCTCAAATTCTGGAACCGATTATGAAAGTAGAAGTCGATGGTCCTTCTGAATTTCAAGGAGCGATCCTCGGGTCCTTGAACCAAAGACGCGGTATGATTCTGAACACTACTGAAGAAGACGCTTATTGTAAAACCGAGGCGGAAGTTCCTCTCGCGGATATGTTCGGATATTCAACTGTATTACGTTCGTCTACACAAGGTAAGGCGGAGTTTTCGATGGAATTTTCCAGATACGCTCCGGTTCCAAGAAACGTAGCAGAAGAGTTGATGAAAAAATACAAGGTCAACAATAAAGACGAAGATTGA
- a CDS encoding LIC_10271 family cell wall hydrolase, protein MHRVFSNLGICVFFLVLPKIFAAGSQNLSFYTVQKGDTYFSLGKKLKVDYHKIMEWNGKKETDSLLPGEVLKIQKPANLENQKTVSKNTKLNLVSVESSKPNLRFPLKNRTPIQNHFTKLSFAPHKGILFKATRHAEVRPASPGKVLVVDEMEGYKKYIILEHKNGYSTVYANLKTVSVNEGETVDPSKILGSLESGKGLYFQLNHGSSAIDPGLQIR, encoded by the coding sequence ATGCACCGTGTTTTTTCAAACTTGGGAATCTGTGTGTTTTTTCTAGTTCTTCCCAAGATCTTTGCCGCAGGGTCACAGAATCTTTCCTTTTATACCGTCCAAAAGGGGGATACGTATTTTTCTTTGGGAAAAAAATTAAAAGTCGATTATCATAAAATTATGGAATGGAACGGCAAAAAAGAAACGGATTCTCTACTACCAGGAGAAGTTTTAAAAATTCAAAAACCTGCAAACCTAGAAAACCAAAAAACCGTTTCTAAAAATACAAAATTAAACCTTGTATCCGTAGAATCTTCAAAACCAAATCTTAGATTTCCACTAAAAAATAGAACTCCTATACAAAACCATTTTACCAAATTGAGTTTTGCTCCTCACAAAGGAATTCTGTTCAAAGCGACAAGACACGCTGAGGTTCGTCCTGCTTCTCCCGGCAAAGTGTTGGTCGTAGACGAAATGGAAGGATATAAAAAATACATAATATTAGAACATAAGAATGGTTATTCTACCGTATACGCCAATTTAAAAACAGTCTCCGTAAACGAAGGTGAAACCGTGGATCCTTCTAAAATATTAGGTTCTTTAGAGTCCGGCAAAGGTCTTTACTTTCAGCTCAACCATGGAAGTTCCGCGATCGATCCGGGTTTACAAATTCGTTAA
- the prmC gene encoding peptide chain release factor N(5)-glutamine methyltransferase, with protein sequence MQHPDSILTLLKKSEEFLKKKEIPNARLDAEILLADLLNLQRVKLYVNFERLLNETEKNAYRERILERSKNKPTAYITNQKAFYNSVFFVNENVLIPRPETEELVEKILSDFKGNIDEQNVLDLCTGSGCIGISLKLIRKDWNITLSDISKEAIEVAKKNTIQILGEEKHIQFLESDLFLSIPKESKFNLIVTNPPYIPISDKAEMMKDVVDYEPHLALFIENPKDFLSNLITQAHERLVEGGKLYMETLPSLSETIISDSITKGWKNGKIEKDLSGKERFIILTR encoded by the coding sequence ATGCAACATCCAGATTCAATTCTCACTCTTTTAAAAAAATCGGAAGAATTCTTAAAAAAGAAAGAAATTCCAAACGCACGTTTAGATGCAGAAATTCTTTTAGCCGATCTTCTCAATCTCCAAAGAGTAAAACTTTACGTAAACTTTGAAAGACTTCTTAACGAAACGGAAAAAAACGCATATAGGGAAAGAATTTTAGAAAGATCTAAAAACAAACCCACCGCTTACATCACAAACCAAAAGGCGTTTTACAATTCTGTATTTTTTGTGAACGAAAACGTTCTCATACCAAGACCCGAAACGGAAGAACTTGTGGAAAAGATCTTATCGGATTTTAAAGGAAATATAGATGAACAAAACGTATTAGACCTTTGTACCGGAAGCGGTTGTATCGGAATCAGCTTGAAACTTATTCGGAAAGACTGGAACATTACGTTAAGCGACATATCAAAAGAAGCGATAGAAGTTGCTAAAAAAAACACGATTCAAATTTTAGGAGAGGAAAAACACATTCAATTTTTAGAAAGTGATTTGTTTCTTTCAATTCCAAAAGAGTCCAAATTTAATCTGATCGTTACCAATCCGCCTTATATTCCCATTTCGGATAAAGCAGAAATGATGAAAGACGTAGTAGATTATGAACCCCATCTCGCCTTATTTATAGAAAATCCGAAAGACTTTTTATCTAATTTGATTACACAGGCACACGAACGATTGGTCGAAGGCGGAAAACTTTATATGGAGACCCTTCCTTCTTTATCTGAAACTATTATTTCGGATTCAATCACAAAAGGTTGGAAAAATGGAAAGATCGAAAAAGACCTTTCCGGAAAAGAACGGTTTATAATTTTAACAAGATAA
- a CDS encoding Crp/Fnr family transcriptional regulator produces the protein MDMMLESMFSKFGQTYEPNQIIFCENEPGNNFFLIQSGKVKIVKTVPNPTKKEDYLIKTLDILEQGDVFGEMAILEEQPRSATAIAISEVKVLNFNQANFELLMTKNPMLALKILTIFSVRINDAKRRLLILLMDDIQGKVADVFLMLYEKMHAHSDFKEIVLNVSQHDVAEWCAQPVGEVQKVLNTLSKSGKIELYEDKIVIHNIADFQRIVAQKRKPNS, from the coding sequence ATGGATATGATGCTCGAATCCATGTTTTCTAAATTCGGTCAGACATATGAACCGAATCAGATCATATTTTGTGAAAATGAACCTGGAAATAATTTTTTTCTAATTCAATCCGGAAAGGTAAAAATCGTTAAAACGGTTCCTAATCCTACAAAAAAAGAAGACTACTTGATCAAAACACTCGATATTCTTGAACAAGGCGACGTTTTTGGAGAAATGGCGATTTTAGAAGAACAACCCAGGTCTGCAACCGCGATCGCAATTTCAGAAGTAAAGGTACTGAATTTCAACCAAGCAAATTTCGAACTTTTGATGACTAAAAATCCTATGTTAGCGCTTAAAATCCTCACTATTTTTTCTGTTAGAATTAACGACGCTAAAAGAAGACTTTTGATTCTTTTGATGGATGATATCCAAGGTAAGGTTGCGGACGTTTTTTTAATGTTATACGAAAAGATGCACGCTCATAGTGATTTTAAAGAGATCGTCTTAAACGTTTCCCAACACGATGTAGCGGAATGGTGCGCTCAACCGGTAGGCGAAGTTCAAAAGGTTTTAAATACCCTTTCCAAAAGTGGTAAAATCGAACTTTACGAAGACAAAATTGTTATACACAATATTGCAGACTTCCAGAGAATCGTCGCACAAAAACGGAAACCGAATTCTTAA
- a CDS encoding decaprenyl-phosphate phosphoribosyltransferase: MLFQYLKLLRIHQWIKNVIIFAGIIFAKKLTDPESVQRVIAAFLLFSLVASCQYVVNDYLDRKEDALHPEKKHRPLASGKLDPSFALFITGIILPLSLILAYLLYPAFSALVAFYLVFNVLYSKFLKHMVILDVMSISIGFVIRAIAGAVVIHVTFSSWLLLCTFMLALFWGFSKRRGELIILEGNAKGHRKILNEYSTGFLDMMLGIVATMTLMSYVLYVTSTATIANLGTDRLIYTIPLVVYAIFRSLYIIYIKNMGHNPTKAILSDWGVLFAGLIWVVLVITIMYSDFGNGIRFEL; this comes from the coding sequence ATGCTCTTTCAATATTTGAAATTGCTCCGAATTCATCAATGGATCAAAAATGTAATCATTTTTGCGGGTATTATTTTCGCTAAGAAATTGACCGATCCTGAGTCTGTGCAACGAGTGATTGCCGCGTTTTTGCTTTTTTCTCTTGTGGCAAGTTGTCAGTACGTAGTAAACGATTATTTAGATCGTAAGGAAGACGCGTTACATCCGGAAAAAAAACATAGGCCTCTTGCTTCCGGAAAATTAGATCCTTCCTTTGCCCTTTTTATTACGGGAATCATTCTTCCTTTGTCTTTGATTTTGGCATATCTATTGTACCCCGCCTTTTCTGCGTTAGTCGCTTTTTATTTAGTGTTCAATGTACTTTACAGTAAGTTTTTAAAACACATGGTGATCTTGGATGTGATGAGTATCAGCATCGGATTTGTGATTCGTGCGATCGCGGGAGCGGTGGTCATTCATGTTACATTTTCCTCTTGGCTCTTACTGTGTACTTTTATGTTGGCTCTTTTTTGGGGATTTTCCAAAAGGAGAGGTGAACTTATCATCTTAGAAGGTAACGCAAAAGGTCACCGCAAAATTTTGAATGAGTATTCCACAGGTTTTTTAGACATGATGCTCGGGATTGTAGCTACGATGACTTTGATGAGTTATGTTCTTTATGTGACTAGCACTGCGACGATTGCGAATCTTGGAACCGATCGGCTGATTTATACCATTCCGCTCGTAGTTTATGCAATCTTTAGATCTTTGTATATTATCTATATTAAGAATATGGGGCATAACCCTACAAAGGCGATTCTTTCTGATTGGGGAGTTTTATTTGCTGGATTGATCTGGGTTGTTTTGGTTATAACAATTATGTATTCCGATTTCGGAAACGGGATTCGATTTGAACTTTAA